In Rhodopirellula islandica, a single window of DNA contains:
- a CDS encoding zinc-binding dehydrogenase translates to MKSETDLRNDLQNIAMEFDTTQRRFVQAKKLLEPLCEGQVLVRVLCCTLCGSDLHTVSGRRCGHDGGVLGHEIVGEVVGWCSELTPVDYHGVPLQIGQRITWAMSVGCEACFYCDNELNQKCDSLFKYGHEANGGHPTGGLSEHCVLVAGTPIFSVPAVLSNEVVAPVNCATATVSAALRLVSQTHAVNGATVLIVGAGMLGLTAAAQCREAGAARIVVADPNEERAKLALAFGATDVLASDSAEQRQARLLELTAGRGVDLAIDFAGVTTAVEACLESVRLGGCVMLVGSVFPSDPVALYPEQVVRRMLTLRGLHNYLPRDLDSGLQFLERNHQRFPFESLVGKRFSLADVDQAFEFAMQQRPVRVAVYPSTSD, encoded by the coding sequence ATGAAATCAGAAACCGATCTGCGCAACGATCTGCAAAACATCGCGATGGAGTTTGACACCACGCAACGTCGGTTCGTGCAGGCCAAGAAGTTGCTCGAACCACTGTGTGAAGGACAGGTGCTTGTGCGCGTCCTTTGCTGCACGCTGTGTGGCAGCGACTTGCACACGGTTTCAGGGCGACGCTGCGGACATGACGGGGGAGTGCTCGGTCATGAAATCGTGGGCGAAGTCGTGGGGTGGTGCAGTGAACTCACGCCGGTGGATTACCACGGGGTCCCATTGCAGATTGGCCAACGCATCACCTGGGCGATGTCAGTGGGCTGTGAAGCTTGTTTTTACTGCGACAACGAACTGAATCAGAAGTGCGATTCGCTTTTCAAGTACGGCCATGAAGCGAATGGTGGGCATCCAACCGGCGGGCTGAGTGAACACTGCGTGCTGGTCGCGGGAACCCCGATCTTTTCGGTCCCTGCGGTTTTGAGCAACGAGGTGGTCGCACCGGTGAACTGTGCCACGGCCACGGTTTCGGCGGCGCTTCGGTTGGTGAGTCAGACCCATGCGGTCAACGGTGCAACCGTGTTAATTGTTGGCGCGGGCATGCTTGGGTTGACCGCGGCGGCCCAATGCAGAGAAGCGGGAGCGGCGCGAATTGTGGTGGCGGATCCCAACGAAGAAAGAGCGAAGTTGGCTCTGGCGTTTGGGGCCACCGATGTGCTTGCCAGCGATTCCGCAGAGCAGCGTCAGGCAAGGTTGCTGGAATTGACCGCTGGTCGTGGAGTGGACCTGGCAATCGACTTTGCCGGGGTCACCACCGCTGTGGAAGCTTGTTTGGAATCCGTGCGACTCGGTGGATGCGTGATGTTGGTGGGATCTGTGTTCCCGTCAGATCCGGTGGCTCTGTATCCGGAGCAGGTGGTTCGCCGAATGCTGACCCTTCGCGGTTTGCACAACTATCTGCCGCGAGATCTCGACAGTGGTCTGCAGTTTTTGGAACGCAACCACCAACGCTTTCCCTTTGAGTCCTTGGTGGGGAAGCGTTTTTCACTCGCCGATGTGGATCAAGCGTTCGAATTCGCCATGCAGCAGCGACCTGTTCGAGTCGCCGTGTATCCGTCGACGAGCGATTGA
- a CDS encoding helix-turn-helix domain-containing protein yields the protein MNLVELAQRLRQLRLDSGMTLDEVAQQSGQTKSWLSRVENFRITPSLPALAELASALGVSTASLLEGLDDRPQIVCVRRSERKLIQRDPDSTTQYFSLASERAHRTMDPFLLKVPSGEEREPRTHEGEEFLMVLKGRVRFLYGEQEFNLLKGDSLYFDSEVEHCLSNPYANEAEVLCLFRLGRP from the coding sequence ATGAATTTGGTGGAGTTAGCACAGCGTCTCCGGCAACTCCGTCTGGACAGTGGGATGACCTTGGACGAGGTGGCGCAGCAAAGTGGTCAAACGAAAAGCTGGCTGTCGCGAGTCGAGAATTTTCGGATCACGCCCTCGCTTCCAGCGCTCGCTGAGCTGGCGTCCGCCCTGGGTGTCTCGACCGCGAGTTTGTTGGAAGGTTTGGATGACCGTCCTCAAATCGTTTGTGTTCGGCGCAGCGAGCGGAAACTCATTCAGCGAGATCCGGATTCGACGACGCAGTATTTTTCACTTGCCAGTGAACGGGCTCATCGGACGATGGACCCGTTCTTGTTGAAGGTCCCCAGTGGGGAAGAACGTGAACCGCGAACGCATGAAGGCGAAGAATTTCTGATGGTGTTGAAAGGACGGGTGCGGTTTCTCTACGGCGAGCAGGAGTTCAATCTCTTGAAAGGCGACAGCTTGTATTTCGATAGTGAAGTGGAGCACTGTTTGTCGAATCCGTATGCCAATGAAGCCGAAGTGTTATGCCTTTTTCGGCTGGGACGACCATGA
- a CDS encoding TIGR03364 family FAD-dependent oxidoreductase, producing MNADSTGPRHSDLLIIGAGALGSFYAYHALQRGLRVTLVERSSQPNGATTRNFGQVVPSGLDQSWQSHGRESLRIYRELQSQIELSVRQNGSIYIASDEEECTLIEELHQINQQTDYRSELLTAEQCRSKYPNLRSDYCRGGLFFPDEVSVNPRQMIHHLHDHLRTQPNFELRFATLIQQVTPVSADLIQVETSTGEALTANKVIVCCGSEFQTLFPDHFRQSEMKLCKLQMLRLAAQPTSVLPGNILTGLSIRRYESFSECPSWNAIKASEAKDTFAQQWGLHILFKQEPDGSIILGDSHEYTSADQPDRLDFDLRSDVNDAILMEAKRIMDLPSWDIETSWYGIYSQTSHPSGIHQDTISPNVHVTTGIGGKGMTSSAGFTRHHLTELYND from the coding sequence ATGAACGCTGACAGCACCGGCCCCCGACATTCCGACTTGCTGATCATCGGCGCGGGTGCCCTCGGCAGCTTTTACGCCTACCACGCGTTGCAGCGAGGACTGCGTGTCACCCTGGTGGAACGAAGTTCGCAACCCAACGGCGCGACCACTCGCAACTTTGGCCAAGTCGTTCCCTCCGGGCTTGATCAGTCTTGGCAGAGCCATGGACGCGAAAGCCTGCGGATCTATCGAGAGCTTCAATCACAAATCGAACTGTCCGTCCGCCAAAACGGAAGCATCTACATCGCCTCGGACGAGGAAGAATGCACGCTGATCGAAGAATTGCACCAGATCAACCAACAGACTGACTACCGCTCGGAATTGCTCACCGCTGAGCAATGCCGAAGCAAATACCCCAACCTCCGATCCGACTACTGTCGCGGCGGACTGTTCTTCCCAGATGAAGTTTCCGTCAACCCGCGGCAGATGATCCATCATTTGCATGACCACCTGCGAACGCAACCGAATTTCGAGTTGCGGTTCGCGACGCTGATTCAGCAGGTGACTCCAGTGAGTGCCGACTTGATTCAAGTCGAGACCTCCACCGGCGAAGCATTGACCGCCAACAAAGTCATCGTCTGCTGTGGAAGTGAATTCCAAACCCTGTTCCCGGATCATTTCCGGCAAAGCGAGATGAAGCTTTGCAAACTGCAAATGCTGAGACTCGCCGCTCAACCAACATCGGTTCTGCCGGGCAACATCCTCACCGGGCTGTCGATCCGCCGCTACGAGAGCTTCTCCGAGTGCCCCTCGTGGAACGCGATCAAAGCCAGCGAAGCCAAAGACACGTTCGCTCAACAGTGGGGACTGCATATCCTGTTCAAACAAGAACCCGATGGCAGCATCATCTTGGGCGACTCCCATGAGTACACTTCCGCTGACCAACCCGACCGACTTGATTTTGATCTCCGATCAGACGTCAACGACGCCATCTTGATGGAGGCGAAGCGTATCATGGACCTTCCATCCTGGGACATCGAAACGTCTTGGTACGGAATCTACAGCCAAACCTCACACCCGTCTGGCATTCACCAGGACACGATTTCCCCGAACGTGCATGTCACCACGGGGATTGGCGGCAAGGGAATGACCAGCAGCGCCGGATTCACACGACACCATCTCACCGAGCTTTACAATGATTGA
- a CDS encoding DUF5690 family protein — translation MTTDASLNGQATITQDDLATQADVLKGGPLTRWLSNANPTTFSIYCIIAAFGTYFCMYAFRKPFTAATYDGMLAFGVGYKTILITAQVAGYTLSKFIGIKVVSEMPPRYRAISIVALIAIAELALFLFAITPVPWNFVWLFVNGLPLGMVFGMVLGFLEGRAVTEALSAGLCASFILSSGFVKSVGRTLIESYQVETFWMPAITGLIFLLPLFLFVWMLSQIPAPSFADEQLRSKRSPMNGQQRRAFWRRHALGLTGLLTIYVLLTVIRSLRDDFAIEIWTELGVQNEPTVFARSEFWVMIGVVAISGLTSLIRDNRTAFLSSIGLLATGFVIVVAAVAGQALGKLSPMAFMVTLGFGMYVPYVAFHTTVFERMIAALKESGNIGYLMYLADALGYLGYIGVMLYRNSVTSDQNFLSLMNYTSVIVAGLASVITLFLCAHYTTKIPRQSRDAAVAD, via the coding sequence ATGACCACGGATGCTTCCCTGAATGGGCAGGCAACGATCACACAAGATGACTTGGCGACACAGGCAGACGTGCTCAAAGGAGGCCCGCTCACGCGTTGGTTGTCGAACGCCAACCCGACCACCTTTTCGATCTACTGCATCATTGCGGCGTTTGGCACCTACTTCTGCATGTATGCCTTTCGCAAGCCCTTCACTGCGGCCACCTATGACGGCATGCTTGCGTTCGGTGTGGGCTACAAAACAATCCTGATCACTGCGCAAGTCGCCGGGTACACCCTGTCAAAGTTCATTGGCATCAAGGTGGTCTCTGAAATGCCACCACGCTATCGGGCGATCTCAATCGTGGCCTTGATCGCAATCGCAGAACTCGCGTTGTTCCTGTTTGCCATCACACCGGTCCCATGGAATTTCGTCTGGCTGTTTGTCAACGGTCTGCCACTGGGAATGGTCTTTGGAATGGTGCTTGGATTCTTGGAAGGACGCGCCGTCACCGAAGCACTCTCCGCCGGATTGTGTGCCAGTTTCATTCTCTCATCGGGCTTTGTGAAATCCGTCGGCCGCACTCTGATCGAAAGCTATCAAGTCGAGACGTTTTGGATGCCCGCCATCACCGGTCTGATCTTTCTGCTGCCGCTGTTTCTGTTTGTTTGGATGCTGTCGCAGATCCCAGCCCCCTCATTCGCAGATGAACAATTGCGTTCCAAACGTTCGCCGATGAACGGTCAACAACGACGTGCCTTCTGGCGACGGCATGCCTTGGGGTTGACCGGCCTGCTGACGATCTACGTGCTGCTAACAGTCATTCGTAGTTTGCGAGACGACTTCGCAATCGAAATCTGGACGGAACTGGGTGTCCAGAACGAACCCACCGTTTTCGCACGCTCCGAATTCTGGGTGATGATCGGAGTGGTTGCCATCTCCGGACTGACCAGTCTGATCCGAGACAATCGCACCGCCTTTCTTTCTTCGATCGGACTCCTGGCGACCGGATTCGTGATCGTGGTGGCCGCGGTGGCCGGGCAAGCCCTCGGGAAGCTGTCGCCCATGGCATTCATGGTGACGCTGGGGTTTGGCATGTACGTCCCCTACGTGGCCTTTCACACCACCGTGTTTGAACGCATGATCGCGGCCCTCAAAGAATCCGGCAATATTGGCTATCTCATGTATTTGGCCGATGCCCTCGGCTACCTCGGGTACATCGGCGTGATGCTGTATCGCAATTCAGTCACCTCCGACCAGAACTTTCTCTCGTTGATGAACTACACATCCGTGATCGTTGCTGGGTTGGCCAGCGTCATCACCCTCTTCCTCTGCGCCCACTACACGACCAAAATCCCACGCCAGTCTCGTGACGCCGCCGTCGCGGATTGA